Proteins co-encoded in one Candidatus Nanopelagicales bacterium genomic window:
- a CDS encoding M23 family metallopeptidase: MLPPWLRRTSALTSAAFMCAAVAVAPSSAVEVDPVAEAAARSQEMTEGLAPLLEAVEAARNKRIAADRKYDESVAALKRAQAQVVGQQGEVGVARDVVGSYARAAYRSGPSELAFLAGLLDAESPTDLMRRADTAERVGTRKDSEYDSARQVLARAQEVAAQAVTARDRASEAAQQAAAAEADALAKVSDYTSKWADSLAAGGGGGTDQDAANSAAASAWAAWLNRPEAKGAPTITAEMVRTGKDLPEGVRVKKKKLPGVALWTPPTETTADKKAPKTVVLLPDRTVQMTTYAISRMGAAYKWRTNTHDAMDCSALVDRGWAIPAAGAAAAAADRSEVPSGVPGLAGRMKLVDTDTVLPGDVIFYVDGDHGVNHAGIAVSADTMIASEPLTGGVNAVRINPDRLWQVGRPAMGFKNDKATAKRLSRGAVPMATGQAWQCGVDPEELAFLSPGGRWFFPTDDEDWRTERINPGTEPGMRMHPVLGYARCHDGWDTGDGMGDPIVAVADGIAVLSPNNGGAGNMITISHGDGVESVYMHLSEFAPGINGTLVRRGQLIGKVGTTGLSSGPHLHFQVNVNGQAVDPRHFFYNDPIKPACS; the protein is encoded by the coding sequence ATGCTTCCCCCATGGCTTCGACGGACGAGTGCGCTCACCAGCGCTGCGTTCATGTGCGCTGCTGTCGCCGTCGCGCCCAGTTCGGCCGTGGAGGTGGACCCCGTCGCTGAGGCTGCCGCGCGATCACAGGAGATGACCGAGGGGCTGGCTCCGCTTCTTGAGGCAGTTGAGGCTGCGCGGAACAAGCGCATTGCCGCCGACCGCAAGTACGACGAGTCTGTGGCCGCACTGAAGCGCGCCCAGGCGCAGGTGGTCGGGCAGCAGGGCGAAGTCGGTGTCGCTCGCGATGTCGTTGGCTCGTACGCTCGTGCTGCCTACCGGTCGGGGCCGTCGGAGTTGGCCTTCCTCGCTGGACTTCTCGATGCCGAATCGCCGACGGACCTGATGCGTCGAGCCGACACCGCCGAGCGCGTGGGCACGCGCAAGGACAGCGAGTACGACTCCGCGCGGCAGGTGTTGGCGAGGGCCCAGGAGGTCGCCGCCCAGGCGGTGACTGCTCGAGACCGCGCGTCCGAGGCTGCTCAGCAGGCCGCAGCCGCCGAGGCTGACGCACTGGCCAAGGTCAGCGACTACACCAGCAAGTGGGCTGACAGCCTTGCTGCCGGCGGGGGCGGTGGAACCGATCAGGATGCGGCCAACAGCGCTGCTGCGTCCGCGTGGGCTGCCTGGCTCAACCGACCCGAGGCCAAGGGTGCTCCCACGATCACGGCTGAGATGGTGCGCACCGGCAAGGATCTTCCCGAGGGTGTCCGCGTCAAGAAGAAGAAGCTGCCAGGTGTCGCGTTGTGGACGCCGCCGACCGAAACGACCGCCGACAAGAAGGCCCCGAAGACCGTGGTCCTGCTGCCGGACCGGACTGTGCAGATGACCACATACGCGATCTCGCGTATGGGAGCGGCCTACAAGTGGCGCACGAACACCCACGATGCGATGGACTGCTCTGCGCTGGTCGATCGTGGCTGGGCCATTCCCGCCGCCGGAGCCGCAGCCGCCGCGGCCGATCGCAGCGAGGTCCCCAGCGGTGTCCCAGGTCTCGCAGGCCGCATGAAGTTGGTGGACACGGACACGGTCCTTCCCGGTGACGTCATCTTCTATGTCGATGGAGACCATGGGGTCAACCACGCCGGGATCGCCGTCAGTGCGGACACGATGATCGCGTCAGAGCCATTGACCGGGGGCGTCAACGCCGTCCGGATCAACCCCGATCGGCTGTGGCAGGTGGGGCGACCCGCCATGGGATTCAAGAACGACAAGGCCACTGCCAAGCGCTTGTCGCGCGGCGCAGTCCCCATGGCCACCGGTCAAGCGTGGCAGTGTGGGGTGGATCCTGAGGAACTCGCGTTCCTGTCGCCCGGGGGTCGTTGGTTCTTCCCGACTGACGATGAGGACTGGCGCACGGAACGCATCAACCCGGGCACCGAACCGGGAATGCGGATGCACCCCGTCCTGGGCTATGCCCGGTGCCACGACGGGTGGGACACCGGCGATGGGATGGGTGACCCGATCGTCGCGGTCGCGGACGGTATCGCCGTGCTGTCGCCGAACAACGGCGGCGCTGGGAACATGATCACCATCAGTCATGGCGACGGTGTCGAATCGGTGTACATGCATCTGTCGGAGTTCGCACCTGGCATCAATGGCACGCTCGTGCGCCGCGGTCAGTTGATCGGCAAGGTGGGTACCACCGGCTTGTCGTCGGGACCCCACCTGCATTTCCAGGTCAACGTCAATGGGCAGGCCGTCGACCCTCGCCACTTCTTCTACAACGATCCGATCAAGCCGGCCTGCAGCTGA